The Salvia miltiorrhiza cultivar Shanhuang (shh) chromosome 1, IMPLAD_Smil_shh, whole genome shotgun sequence genome has a window encoding:
- the LOC131006783 gene encoding ras-related protein Rab11C: MASRVDHEYDYLFKIVLIGDSGVGKSNILSRFTRNEFCLESKSTIGVEFATRTLQIEGKTVKAQIWDTAGQERYRAITSAYYRGAVGALLVYDITKRQTFDNVQRWLRELRDHADSNIVIMMTGNKSDLNHLRAVAEQDGQTLAEKEGLSFLETSALEAHNIEKAFQTILSEIYHIISKKALAAQEAAASTAVPGQGTTINVGDSSGNVKRGGCCST, translated from the exons ATGGCGAGTAGAGTGGATCACGAGTACGATTACCTTTTCAAGATCGTGTTGATCGGCGACTCAGGAGTGGGGAAATCCAACATTCTTTCCCGTTTCACCAGAAATGAGTTCTGTTTGGAGTCAAAATCGACCATCGGAGTTGAATTTGCCACCAGAACTCTTCAG ATAGAAGGGAAGACGGTGAAGGCCCAGATATGGGACACTGCAGGACAGGAAAGGTATCGAGCGATTACAAGTGCTTACTACAGAGGAGCTGTTGGCGCGCTCCTTGTCTACGACATAACCAAGAGGCAAACCTTCGACAACGTCCAAAGATGGCTTCGCGAGTTGAGAGATCACGCAGATTCTAACATTGTCATCATGATGACAGGGAACAAATCTGATCTCAACCATCTCCGAGCTGTTGCAGAGCAGGACGGCCAAACTTTGGCTGAGAAGGAAGGGCTCTCATTCCTTGAGACCTCAGCACTAGAGGCGCATAACATTGAGAAGGCATTCCAGACTATTTTGTCAGAAATATACCACATTATTAGCAAGAAGGCATTGGCAGCACAGGAAGCTGCTGCTTCGACAGCCGTTCCGGGTCAGGGCACGACCATCAACGTTGGCGATTCATCGGGGAATGTCAAGAGAGGAGGCTGCTGTTCTACTTGA